The following proteins are co-located in the Callithrix jacchus isolate 240 chromosome 10, calJac240_pri, whole genome shotgun sequence genome:
- the PRG3 gene encoding proteoglycan 3: protein MKCLLLLPVLLLGTVSALHMENDVPHLESLETEAYLGQDLDSSGEQERELVLTKEVIQAEGEEVNVSTCQDAFEDEEAMELDPAALDKDFQCPREEDTVEVQGSPRCKTCRFLLVRTPTTFSRAENICKRCYGGNLVSIHNFNFNYRIQCYTSLANQGQVWIGGILRGWFLWKRFCWTDGSRWNFAYWSPGQPKHGSGCCVALCTKGGYWRRAQCKKQLPFVCSF, encoded by the exons ATGAAATGCCTCCTGCTCCTGCCCGTTCTCCTCCTGGGAACAGTTTCTGCTCTTCATATGG AGAATGATGTCCCCCATCTGGAGAGCCTAGAGACAGAGGCATACCTAGGCCAGGATCTGGATAGTTCGGGGGAACAGGAGAGAGAGTTGGTTTTGACCAAGGAGGTGAttcaggcagagggagaggaggtCAATGTTTCCACCTGCCAAGACGCCTTTGAGGATGAGGAAGCCATGGAGTTGGACCCAGCTGCCTTAGACAAGGACTTTCAGTGCCCCAGGGAAGAAGACACAGTTGAAGTGCAGGGAAGTCCAAGGTGCAAGACCTGCCGCTTCCTGTTGGTGCGGACTCCTACGACGTTTTCAAGAGCTGAG AACATCTGCAAGAGATGCTATGGAGGCAACCTTGTCTCCATCCACAACTTCAACTTCAACTATCGCATTCAGTGCTACACTAGCTTAGCCAACCAGGGCCAGGTCTGGATTGGAGGCATTCTCAGGGGCTGG TTCCTTTGGAAGCGGTTTTGCTGGACTGATGGGAGCCGCTGGAATTTTGCATACTGGTCACCAGGGCAACCTAAGCATGGGAGTGGCTGCTGTGTGGCCCTCTGTACCAAAG GAGGTTATTGGCGACGAGCTCAATGCAAGAAGCAACTGCCCTTCGTCTGCTCCTTCTAA
- the PRG2 gene encoding bone marrow proteoglycan: MCVCVCVSGTLCSPLQDKAKMRLPLLLALLFGAVSALHLRSETSNFESLLGAKTLPEDEEMPEQEVEELEGEEEGGSGSEDASKEDRAVESISVPDVVDRNLLCPKEEDTVQLVGIPGCPTCRRYLLVRHPHTFDQAQLTCQRCYRGNLLSIHDCNLNYHIQLSVSMLNQGQVWIGGRIIGSGFCRRFEWVDGSHWNFAFWAAGQPSFHGGHCVALCTQGGHWHTAKCCRRLPFVCSY, from the exons atgtgtgtgtgtgtgtgtgtcagtggcACACTGTGTTCTCCATTGCAGGATAAAGCCAAGATGAGACTCCCCCTACTTCTGGCTCTCCTATTTGGGGCAGTTTCTGCTCTCCATCTGA GGTCTGAGACTTCCAACTTTGAAAGCCTTTTGGGTGCTAAGACCCTGCCTGAGGATGAGGAGATGCCAGAACAGGAGGTGGAGGagctggagggagaggaggaggggggcTCTGGAAGTGAAGATGCCTCCAAGGAAGACAGGGCTGTTGAGTCAATCTCGGTCCCAGATGTGGTAGACAGAAACCTTCTGTGTCCTAAGGAAGAGGACACAGTACAACTGGTGGGCATCCCTGGGTGCCCGACCTGTCGCCGCTACCTCCTGGTGAGACATCCTCACACATTTGATCAAGCTCAG TTGACTTGCCAGAGGTGCTACCGGGGCAACCTGCTGTCCATCCACGACTGCAATTTGAATTACCACATCCAGCTCTCAGTCAGCATGCTCAACCAGGGTCAAGTCTGGATTGGAGGCAGGATCATAGGCTCG GGTTTCTGCAGACGCTTTGAGTGGGTTGACGGCAGTCACTGGAACTTTGCATTCTGGGCTGCTGGCCAGCCCTCGTTCCACGGTGGTCACTGTGTGGCTCTGTGTACCCAAG GAGGCCACTGGCATACAGCCAAGTGCTGCAGACGTCTTCCTTTTGTGTGTTCCTACTGA